One Bacillus sp. 1780r2a1 DNA segment encodes these proteins:
- the gpsB gene encoding cell division regulator GpsB, which yields MLADKIRLTAKEILEKEFKTGMRGYNQEEVDKYLDSIIKDYEAFHEEIELLQAENLRLKKQVEELSKRPQSTTASSYTPPPAQQQAGTTNFDILKRLSNLEKHVFGSKLYE from the coding sequence ATGTTAGCTGATAAGATTCGTTTAACAGCAAAAGAAATTTTGGAAAAAGAGTTTAAAACAGGAATGAGAGGCTATAATCAAGAGGAAGTCGATAAATATTTAGACTCCATTATTAAAGATTATGAAGCGTTTCATGAAGAAATTGAGTTATTACAAGCAGAAAATTTACGCTTGAAAAAGCAAGTGGAAGAGTTATCAAAACGTCCACAATCCACAACGGCATCTTCGTACACGCCGCCACCAGCACAGCAGCAAGCTGGTACGACAAACTTTGATATTTTAAAACGTTTGTCTAATCTTGAGAAGCACGTATTTGGTAGCAAGTTATACGAATGA
- a CDS encoding flagellar basal body rod protein gives MKKFGLFILGLTAAVVLIANLGPMMLMLLGLVILYGVWKQVVKATSSFKKAAFAVLGVIVILSMIANVPALFGILAAIALYFVYTKWNDSEVTITKTEDPFQNFENQWTELNKQSY, from the coding sequence GTGAAAAAATTTGGATTATTTATTTTGGGCCTAACAGCAGCGGTTGTATTGATTGCTAACTTAGGACCGATGATGCTAATGCTGCTAGGGCTTGTCATTTTATATGGTGTATGGAAGCAGGTAGTAAAGGCAACATCTTCATTTAAGAAAGCAGCTTTTGCAGTGCTTGGTGTGATTGTTATCTTGAGCATGATTGCTAACGTGCCAGCATTGTTTGGTATATTAGCAGCGATTGCGCTTTACTTTGTATACACCAAGTGGAACGACAGTGAAGTAACAATAACTAAAACAGAGGATCCATTTCAAAACTTTGAAAACCAATGGACAGAGTTAAATAAACAGTCTTATTAA
- a CDS encoding PspA/IM30 family protein: MKNIFTRMKESISSDLHNMLDQKQQKNPIAALNYYLRQSEEETERVRKLVERQHLLKEQLVREYKLAESMKEKRQQQAEVALQAQENDLYKFVQKEHAQYEERTERLNVSIQHVTKQLDELERKYEEMKHKLKDMHIRRMELMGRENVARANHRMNTILNNDELASDEYSKFSDIERYIDQLENQINTDYYRQTIDSKIAALQKEAK; the protein is encoded by the coding sequence ATGAAAAATATTTTTACACGCATGAAAGAATCAATTTCATCAGACTTACACAATATGCTTGATCAAAAACAGCAAAAAAACCCGATTGCCGCTTTGAATTATTATTTGCGTCAGTCCGAAGAAGAAACAGAGCGAGTTAGAAAGCTAGTAGAGCGTCAGCATCTATTAAAAGAGCAGCTTGTGCGTGAATATAAACTAGCAGAGTCAATGAAAGAAAAGCGCCAACAGCAAGCGGAAGTAGCTCTGCAAGCTCAAGAAAATGACCTGTATAAATTTGTTCAAAAAGAGCATGCTCAATATGAAGAGCGTACAGAACGTTTAAACGTATCCATTCAGCATGTGACTAAGCAGCTTGATGAACTAGAGCGCAAATACGAAGAGATGAAGCATAAACTGAAGGATATGCATATTCGTAGAATGGAACTGATGGGGCGCGAAAACGTTGCGCGAGCAAATCATCGAATGAACACAATTTTAAACAACGATGAACTAGCATCGGATGAATATTCTAAGTTTTCGGATATCGAACGCTATATTGATCAATTAGAAAATCAAATTAATACTGATTATTATCGTCAAACAATTGATAGCAAAATTGCAGCTTTACAAAAAGAAGCAAAATAA
- the liaF gene encoding cell wall-active antibiotics response protein LiaF: MKRIVDNGYFNLIIITAIFILFVEVVFFHSGFIFALLVAGAFIYIGRKRLPRRSGKILFWIGIIGAILNLINTVAFQFLVIAIFFYYLFHFVKSKKEPVYITPLTESRESLRTQRQLLKNSFVSRQRTDENVYEWSDINIQNVWSDVIIDLSFTVLPKGESVIFIRQLAGNVTIFVPYETEISVNHSSMAGAVAIFDHVQPFAPLQNVYMKTPEFDKASQKIKVMVSMGVGSLEVKRI, from the coding sequence ATGAAAAGAATTGTAGACAATGGATACTTCAATCTCATAATCATTACAGCGATCTTTATTTTATTTGTTGAAGTTGTCTTTTTTCATAGCGGGTTTATTTTTGCACTCCTTGTTGCTGGTGCTTTTATCTATATAGGCCGAAAGCGTCTACCAAGGCGGTCAGGTAAAATCTTATTTTGGATAGGAATTATTGGTGCTATTTTAAACTTAATTAATACAGTCGCATTTCAGTTCTTGGTTATTGCAATCTTTTTCTATTATTTATTTCATTTTGTTAAATCTAAAAAAGAACCAGTATATATTACGCCTTTAACAGAAAGTCGAGAATCACTGCGAACACAAAGGCAGCTGTTGAAGAATTCATTTGTATCACGACAGCGCACAGACGAAAACGTTTATGAATGGAGCGACATTAATATTCAAAACGTATGGAGCGATGTGATAATTGACCTTAGCTTTACTGTACTTCCAAAAGGAGAATCGGTTATTTTTATCCGACAGTTAGCTGGGAATGTAACCATCTTCGTGCCATATGAAACAGAAATTTCAGTTAATCACTCTTCTATGGCTGGAGCAGTTGCCATTTTTGATCATGTCCAACCCTTCGCTCCACTTCAAAACGTATATATGAAAACCCCAGAATTTGATAAGGCATCACAAAAAATCAAAGTGATGGTTTCAATGGGGGTTGGAAGTTTAGAGGTGAAGCGGATATGA